The uncultured Mailhella sp. genome segment TCGCCATTCCGCTCCCGCAGGCCGGAGCCATCGTGCAGAACAGCGCCGCCATGCAGGCGGGCATGCTCCCCGGCGACATCATCACCGCCATCGACGGCGTCAAAATCGACCGCTGGTCCCAGGTGCCCGAAACCGTGGGCGCTTCCGGCGGCCGCACCCTCAAAGTGGACGTGCTGCGCAACGGCGAGCCCCTCTCCTTCGACATGACTCCCACCCGCAGCGAACGCGCCAACATCTTCGGCGAAAAGGAAATCGCCTGGCTCATCGGCGTGCAGGCCTCCGGCGCGGTGCGCTACGAGCCCAAGAACTTCCTTGAATCCGCGGCCCTCGGCCTGCGCCAGACCTGGAACATGATCGACGTCACCCTCACCGGCGTGAAAAAAATGATCACCGGTTCCGTGTCCGCCGATTCCGTGGGCGGCCCCATTCTCATCGCCCAGATGCTCGGCCAGCAGGCAGAAGCCGGCATCGTGCCCCTGCTGCTGCTCACCGCCCTCATCAGCGTCAACCTCGGCCTGCTCAACCTCTTCCCCATTCCCGTGCTCGACGGCGGAGCCATCCTGTTCTGCATCGTGGAAATCATCGTGCGCCGCCCCGTGCCCGAAAAAGTGCAGGAATGGTCCATGCGCGTGGGCGCAAGCCTGCTCATCGCCCTCATGATTTTCGCCACCTTCAACGACGTTATGCGCTGGTTCAAATAAATGCGTGAACTTACTCTTATTCTGAATACTGCGGAAAAGCGCGTCCAGTTCGCGCTGTGCGAAAACGGCGCTCTGCTCTGCGGGCAGAACTGGCTTGCACAGCGCGGCGGCACCGAACTGCTCGCCCCCGCCCTGCGCGAAGCCTGCTCCCGACTCGGCACGGCCCCTGCGGCCATCCGCCGCATTGCCTGCGTGGCCGGCCCCGGCAACTTCACCGGCCTGCGCATCGGCCTCACCACCGCATCCGGCCTCGCCCGCGCCCTGAACGCCAAACAGGCCGGCCTCAACTACCTCCAGTGCCTCGCCGCTTCCGCTCCCGCCCTCCCCGGCGAAGAAGTCCTCGCCCTCACCAACGCCCGCAAGGGACTCGCCTACGTCGCCCGCTTCCGCGCCGATGAAAACGGCATTCCCCAGCCCGTCGACAACACCTTCCTCATGCCCATTCCCCCGCTGCCCCAGGGCATCGACCTCGGCTCCCCCGCCTTCGTCATCGGCAGCGCCCTCACCAGCAACCCCGAGTGTCTGCGCAGCGCCCTCCCCGCCGCACGACTCCTCATCAATCAAACCGCCCCCTCCTTCGACGCCCTCGTCGCCCTGGAACAACACATCAACTGGGATACCCAGACCGACGCCGATATCCCCCCCCTCTACCTCCGCGACTGCGACGCCGTCGAAAACCTCGACGCCATCGCCCGCAGCCAGGGCCGTACCCCCGAAATCGCCCACCAGGAACTCCATCGCCTCACCCACGCCCCCCTCGCTGAGTGAAAGGAAAGGCAGAAAAGGCATCGGGGGAGATAATCTCCCCCGAACCCCCATAATTTGCGGGACGAACCCTGGCGGGTCCGTCCCGCAGATTTTTTGGGGAACGGAGAAAATTTATCCCTCCGCAAAATCCCTACGACGTTCCCCCTCCATTCCATCACTGCGGCCCTTACCATTCCATCGTCTATTCCCCCACCTTGCATCCTCTTCCTCAACATCTGGAAATCCTTCCTTAATCACGACTGTCCGGCGCAGGCCGGACAGGAGTCGGCCACCGCAGGTGGGTCCGAAAGGACACACCTGCACTGAGGCAGCAGACCGAACCGCGCACGCCAAGCACTCCCGAGCCTCGCAGCCTGCCCTGCCGGACATCGCTTCGGCAACTCTCCCTGCCCCTGAACTCCCGCCCTGCCGAACCGGCGAAGCCGGGAGGCAGAATCAGGGGGGGGCGCGGGGGGAATTATTTCTGACCTTGCAGACTTCCGAAAAACGCACAGCCCCGTTTGCACAAGACACACTGTACGGACTGCAAAACCTGCACGACGGCGGCTGCGTTAACGCCGGAAGTGAATTCCGGCTACGCTCCTGCCGTCGGCCGGGCTCCTGACGTCGCCCGGGGCCCCCGAGCGTTGAGAAGCGGCCTTCCGGCTGCCCCCCCTTCGCCCTTTGCCTCGGCCATAATCTTCCCGTTCACCCTGTCCTGCTGAAGCAGCGTTAGCTGCGAAGCAGAATCAGGGGGGTGCGGGGGGAATTATTTCTGACCTTGCAGACTTCCGAAAAGCGCACAGCCCCGTTTGCGCAAGACACACTGTACGGACTGCAAAACCTGCACGACGGCGGCTGCGTTTAACGCCGGAAGTGAATTCCGGCTACGCGCCTGCCGTCGGCCGGGCTCCTGACGTCGCCCGGGGCCCCCGAGCGTTGAGAAGCGGCCTTCCGGCTGCCCCCCCCTTCGCCCTTTGCCTCGGCCATAATCTTCCCGTTCACCCTGTCCTGCTGAAGCAGCGTTAGCTGCGAAGCAGAATCAGGGGGGTGCGGGGGGAATTATTTCCCCCGCATGCCTTTCCTGCCTTTCCTGCCTTTCCTGCCTTTTCTGCCTTTCTGAAAAAATGTTTCTGTGTGTTACAGTGTTATGGGTTGAAAACACAGGGGATTTGGCAGAGGGCCGGGGCGGCGCTGCGGGGCTGGAGCAGCCGGGCGGGGCGGGTGCAATGATTTGAAACAAAGTTTCATTTACCAGCGGCGCATTTTTTGTTTATATCCTTTTTTGCGGAGTGGTTCCGTCATTTCATGTTGAACATTGCAAAGTGAGCCTTTCCATGAACAAAAAGCTCCTCATTCCTGTTATTCTGATTGCGCTTGCGGGCGTCGGCGGCTACTGGTGGCACATGCAGCGCAGCAATGCCTCGCAGATTCACTATCTTACGGAAACCGTCGTGCGGGGCAGCATTCGCAAGACGGTCAACGCCACGGGCGAGGTGGACGCCGTGCAGCTGGTCACGGTAGGTTCGCAGGCTTCGGGCAAGATCATGGAGCTGAACGCGGTGATCGGTCAGAAGGTGAAGGAAGGCGAGCTTATTGCGCAGATTGATCCCACCACGCGGCAGAACGATCTCGACACCGCCCGCGCTTTGCTCAAGACGTATCAGGCGCAGCTTGAGTCGCGCAAGATTGCGCTCAAGGTGGCGCAGACGCAGTACGACCGCGAAGTGAAGCTGAGAAAAAGCGATTCCACCTCGCGCGCCAATCTGGAAGACGCCGAAAACACGCTGGCCGCCGCCCGCGCGAGCGTCACGGAAATGGAATCGCAGATTCTGCAGCAGGAAATTGCCGTGAACACGGCGGAAACGAATCTCGGCTACACCAAGATCGTGGCTCCGCTCGACGGCGTGATCGTGTCCGTGCCCGTGAAGGCCGGTCAGACCGTCAACGCCAATCAGACCACCCCCACCATTGCCGAAATCGCCGATCTCACCGACATGGAAATCAAAATCGAGGTCTCGGAAGGCGACATTCCTTTTATTCAGAAAGGCATGAAGGTGCGCTACACTCTGCTCGGCGCGCCCGACAAGGTATATACCACCACCATTTCCTCCATTGATCCGGGCGACACCACGCTTTCCGACGCCACGTCGTCCTCGTCGGGAGCGTCATCCTCGAGTTCGTCGAGCTCGTCGAGTTCGTCGTCGAGTTCCGCGGTGTACTACTACGCCAAGGCCCGCGTGCCCAATCCCGACGGCGTGCTCCGCCTCAGCATGACCACCCAGAACGTCATTGAAATCGCCTCCGCCGACAACGTGCTTCTCGTGCCCAGTCTGGTGCTCGAAAACGACGGCCGCGGCAATTATTCCGTGCGCGTGCTCGGCAAGAACAACAAGGTGGAAGTGCGCAAGGTGGAAATCGGCCTCACCAACAACGTGATGACCGAAATCAAATCCGGCCTCAGCGAGGGAGAGTCCGTCATCGCCACGCAGATGTCGAGCTCCGAAATTCAGGACAGTCTTGCCAATCCCCGCAGCAACCGCAGGCCGCCCCGCTGATGCAGGGCCAGGCGGGAGCGCCGACGCCAGGCTGCGACATCCGCAAGGCGCCCGCTCCCGTTGATGCGCCGCCCCGCCTGAACCGAAGCTGACGCGCCGCCGGGCTCAAAGATGCGGCGCGACATGCCCGAGGCTCCGGAATCATCGCCCCGCACGACGCCCGGCACGAAGGCCGGGGGCAAGCGCTCCGAACTTCCGCTCCGGGAGGCCGGGGCCCGACGCCCCCTTCCGGCAGCCCCGGAGAATCCCCGCACGGCGCGCAAAAACGGCGCAGAGCAAAAAGCCCCGCTTTCCCCGAACAGAGGAACTTTCATGGTCACTCTCGAAGTACGCAATATCGGCAAGCACTACGGCAGCGGCGAAAGCCGCGTCCAGGTGCTGAAAAACGTCAGCCTGAGCATCGAACGCGGCGATTTCGTCGCCATCATCGGACAGTCCGGATCGGGCAAGTCCACGCTCATGAACATTCTCGGCTGTCTCGACACCCCTTCCGAAGGCGACTACTTCGTGGACGGCGTGTCCACGCGCGGCCTTTCCCCCGACGCTCTGGCCAAACTGCGCGGCGAAAAATTCGGCTTCATCTTCCAGCGCTACAACCTGCTCGCCAGTCTGAGCGCTCAGGAAAACGTGGCCCTCCCCGCCGTGTACGCCGGCATGGACGGACAGCAGCGCAACGCCCGCGCCCATGAGCTTCTGGTCAAGCTCGGCCTCGACGGCAAAACCAGAAACAAGCCCAACGAACTTTCCGGCGGTCAGCAGCAGCGCGTTTCCATCGCCCGCGCCATGATGAACGGCGGCGACATCATCCTTGCCGACGAACCCACCGGCGCGCTCGATTCCAAAAGCGGCGAAAACGTCATGGCCCTGCTCATGCAGCTCAACGCCGAAGGCCATACCCTCATTCTCGTCACCCACGACAGGCACATCGCCGAATACGCCAACCGCATCATCGAAATCAAGGACGGCGAAGTTATCAGCGATCAGCGGAAAAAGCCCATCGCCAACGCAGAGGGCGCAAAGCCCGCCGCCGCGCCCGCCGCTTCCTGGAAATATCTGCGCGATCAGCTCGCCGAAGCCTTCCGCATGTCGGTGCAGGCCATACTCGCCCACAAAATGCGTTCGCTGCTCACCATGCTCGGCATCATCATAGGCATTGCCTCGGTGGTCTCCGTGGTCGCCCTCGGCCGCGGCTCTCAGGAAAAAATTCTGGCGGGCATCAACGCCATGGGCACCAACACCATCGACATCATGCCCGGCCGCAGCTTCGGCGACAGAAACTCCGCCCGCTACACCACCCTCACCGTGGACGACTCCGACGTGCTCGCCGAACAAAGCTACATTGCGAGCGCCACCCCCTCCGCCAGTTCCAGCGGCAGCTTCGTGTACCGCAACCTCTCCGCCAACGGCTCCCTGAGCGGCGTGGGCGAACAGTACTTCAGCGTGAAGGGACTCGAACTCGCCCGCGGCAGACTCATCAACCGCGCCGACATCGACGAGGCCCGCGCCGTCGCCGTGCTCGACGACAACACCGTGCAGGAACTCTTTCCCAACGGCGAAGATCCCATCGGGGCCGTCATCCTGTTCAACAAGCATCCCTTCGAGGTGGTGGGCGTCACCAAAAAGCCCAACGCCACCTTCGGCCCCCGCAGCAACCTCACCGTCTGGACGCCCTACACCGCCTACATGGCCCGCGTGTCCGGCAGCCGCACCATTTCTTCCATCACGGTGAAAATCGCCGACGGCGTCTCCGCCCAGATCGCCGAAAAGGAACTCACCCGCCTGCTCACCTCGCGTCACCGCGGCGTCACCGACTTTTTCACCATGAACACCGACAGCATCCGGCAAACCATGGAAAGCACCACGACCACCATGCGCCTGCTCATTTCCTGCATCGCCTTCATCTCCCTGCTCGTGGGCGGCATCGGCGTGATGAACATCATGCTCGTTTCCGTCACCGAACGCACCAGAGAAATCGGCGTGCGCATGGCCATCGGCGCACGGCAGTTCAACGTGCTCCAGCAGTTCCTCATCGAAGCCGTGCTCATCTGCGTCATCGGCGGCGTCACGGGCGTGCTGCTCTCCGCAGGCATCGTTCTGCTGTTCAACTCCTTCATCTCGGACTTCCCCATGTCGTTCTCGTCGGGGTCCATCGTGCTGGCCATCACCTGTTCCACCTTCATCGGCATTATTTTCGGCTACATGCCCGCCCGCCGCGCCGCCACGCTCAATCCCGTGGACGCGCTCGCCCAGGAGTGATTCCATGAAACACACCGCTCTTTTGTGCGCCGCCCTGCTTCTTCTTTCCGGCTGCGCCACCCGCGACGCTCAGATTCCCGACGAAGGCATCCTGTCCGAAGCCCAGATGCAGCAGCACTACCAGATCGACCGCCAATGGTGGACGCAGTACAACGATCCCTCCCTCAACAAGCTCGTGGACATGGCCCTCGAACGCAACATTGATCTCGCCCGCAGCGCCATCACCGTGAACCGCGCCCTGTATCAGGCCCGTCAGCTCGGCGCCGAGCTCGTGCCCTGGTTCTCCGGCTCCGGCGACGCCGGTTCCCGCACCGCGCTCGACAGCGGTCATGCCACGCGCAGCTTCGACGCCTCGTTCGGCCTCTCCTACGAACTCGATCTGTGGGGCCGCCTGCGCGACGCCGCTTCGGCGCAGTCCTGGGAATTCCACGCCACCGAACAGGACAGGGAAGCCACAAAGCTCGCCCTCGTCAACAGCGTGGTGAACACCTGGTACAGCATGGCCTACACCTCGCGCGCGCTGGAACTCAGCCGCCAGAGCCTCGCCTACTACGAACAGCTCCTCACCATCATGCGGAACAAGTTCCAGGCCGGTCAGACCGACGGCCTTGATCCCGCCCAGACCGAACAAAGCCTGCTCGCCCAGAAAACCACCGTGCTCACGCTGGAAGAACAGCTCCGCGAAGAGCGGCAGACCCTGCGCGATCTGCTCAACCTGCGCCCGCAGGAAGAACTGAACCTGCCCCTGCCCGATCTGCTCGCGGTCAACGTGCCTGCCGTGGATCTCAACGTGCCTATCGAAGCGCTCGGCGCACGGCCCGACGTGAACGCCGCCAGCTTCCGCCTGCTCTCCGCGTTCCGGAATCAGCGCGCCGCCCGCGCCGATCTCTTTCCCACCGTCAGCATCGGCGGAACCCTGGGAGCCACGGCGACTTCGGCTTCCGATCTGTTCAGTTCCTCGTTCCTCAGCGGACTTGTCAACTTCACGCTGCCCTTCCTCGACTGGAATCGTGTAAAATGGAACGTGAAAATCGCCGAGGCCGACTACGAAGACGCAAAGCTCGCCTTCACCAAGAGCGTGACCACTGCCCTCAATGAGGTGTCGCTCTACTACAGTGCCCTGGGCAATGCTGAACAACAGTTTGAAAACATTAAGAAAAAATATGACGCCGATCTGCGAGTGGAAGCGTACCGCAAAGCACGATACGATCAGGGAGCCGACGAACTCAAGGACTGGCTTGAAGCGCTGAAGGCCTGCAACGACTCCCGACTCTCCGTTCTGGAGCGCAAATACGGCGTTATTTCCGCCTCAAACGCCATCTGGCAGGCCATGGGAGGACGAATTTTGTCCCGATAAAGAAATTCTTCATGAGATTGACCTTTCTCTTTTTTCAGCAGAGAATCGCCCCATCTGTTCCTATGTCAGGTGAGGCGCTTCTTTCCGTCCATGCTGAGATATTGAGATATAAGGAAATTGCCCATGAGTACCTTCCGTAATCTTTCCTATGCGCTGTTCTTCCTCTCCCTGCTGTCGCTCGCGATGATCTTTCCTTTCTCCCGTGCGACCTACGGCATGACCACGTTCACCTTCCTCGGCGTGTTCGTGGCCGTGTTCTCCGTCAGCCTGGTCGCCCTCATCGCCTCGCTCACCATGTATTTCCATTCCAAGAACACGGCCATC includes the following:
- the tsaB gene encoding tRNA (adenosine(37)-N6)-threonylcarbamoyltransferase complex dimerization subunit type 1 TsaB; the encoded protein is MRELTLILNTAEKRVQFALCENGALLCGQNWLAQRGGTELLAPALREACSRLGTAPAAIRRIACVAGPGNFTGLRIGLTTASGLARALNAKQAGLNYLQCLAASAPALPGEEVLALTNARKGLAYVARFRADENGIPQPVDNTFLMPIPPLPQGIDLGSPAFVIGSALTSNPECLRSALPAARLLINQTAPSFDALVALEQHINWDTQTDADIPPLYLRDCDAVENLDAIARSQGRTPEIAHQELHRLTHAPLAE
- a CDS encoding MacB family efflux pump subunit gives rise to the protein MVTLEVRNIGKHYGSGESRVQVLKNVSLSIERGDFVAIIGQSGSGKSTLMNILGCLDTPSEGDYFVDGVSTRGLSPDALAKLRGEKFGFIFQRYNLLASLSAQENVALPAVYAGMDGQQRNARAHELLVKLGLDGKTRNKPNELSGGQQQRVSIARAMMNGGDIILADEPTGALDSKSGENVMALLMQLNAEGHTLILVTHDRHIAEYANRIIEIKDGEVISDQRKKPIANAEGAKPAAAPAASWKYLRDQLAEAFRMSVQAILAHKMRSLLTMLGIIIGIASVVSVVALGRGSQEKILAGINAMGTNTIDIMPGRSFGDRNSARYTTLTVDDSDVLAEQSYIASATPSASSSGSFVYRNLSANGSLSGVGEQYFSVKGLELARGRLINRADIDEARAVAVLDDNTVQELFPNGEDPIGAVILFNKHPFEVVGVTKKPNATFGPRSNLTVWTPYTAYMARVSGSRTISSITVKIADGVSAQIAEKELTRLLTSRHRGVTDFFTMNTDSIRQTMESTTTTMRLLISCIAFISLLVGGIGVMNIMLVSVTERTREIGVRMAIGARQFNVLQQFLIEAVLICVIGGVTGVLLSAGIVLLFNSFISDFPMSFSSGSIVLAITCSTFIGIIFGYMPARRAATLNPVDALAQE
- the rseP gene encoding RIP metalloprotease RseP codes for the protein MQSLLHYLSYWDAALAVVLVFGGLIFFHELGHFLAFRAFKVGVITFSIGMGPKLCSFKRGKTEYRLSWLPFGGYVSGVGEYSNEVESLGFTQEEAVNNRPAWQRLIIAFAGPFMNLVIAWIIYWGLTLSTGLAIPLPQAGAIVQNSAAMQAGMLPGDIITAIDGVKIDRWSQVPETVGASGGRTLKVDVLRNGEPLSFDMTPTRSERANIFGEKEIAWLIGVQASGAVRYEPKNFLESAALGLRQTWNMIDVTLTGVKKMITGSVSADSVGGPILIAQMLGQQAEAGIVPLLLLTALISVNLGLLNLFPIPVLDGGAILFCIVEIIVRRPVPEKVQEWSMRVGASLLIALMIFATFNDVMRWFK
- a CDS encoding TolC family protein, which translates into the protein MKHTALLCAALLLLSGCATRDAQIPDEGILSEAQMQQHYQIDRQWWTQYNDPSLNKLVDMALERNIDLARSAITVNRALYQARQLGAELVPWFSGSGDAGSRTALDSGHATRSFDASFGLSYELDLWGRLRDAASAQSWEFHATEQDREATKLALVNSVVNTWYSMAYTSRALELSRQSLAYYEQLLTIMRNKFQAGQTDGLDPAQTEQSLLAQKTTVLTLEEQLREERQTLRDLLNLRPQEELNLPLPDLLAVNVPAVDLNVPIEALGARPDVNAASFRLLSAFRNQRAARADLFPTVSIGGTLGATATSASDLFSSSFLSGLVNFTLPFLDWNRVKWNVKIAEADYEDAKLAFTKSVTTALNEVSLYYSALGNAEQQFENIKKKYDADLRVEAYRKARYDQGADELKDWLEALKACNDSRLSVLERKYGVISASNAIWQAMGGRILSR
- a CDS encoding efflux RND transporter periplasmic adaptor subunit, producing the protein MNKKLLIPVILIALAGVGGYWWHMQRSNASQIHYLTETVVRGSIRKTVNATGEVDAVQLVTVGSQASGKIMELNAVIGQKVKEGELIAQIDPTTRQNDLDTARALLKTYQAQLESRKIALKVAQTQYDREVKLRKSDSTSRANLEDAENTLAAARASVTEMESQILQQEIAVNTAETNLGYTKIVAPLDGVIVSVPVKAGQTVNANQTTPTIAEIADLTDMEIKIEVSEGDIPFIQKGMKVRYTLLGAPDKVYTTTISSIDPGDTTLSDATSSSSGASSSSSSSSSSSSSSSAVYYYAKARVPNPDGVLRLSMTTQNVIEIASADNVLLVPSLVLENDGRGNYSVRVLGKNNKVEVRKVEIGLTNNVMTEIKSGLSEGESVIATQMSSSEIQDSLANPRSNRRPPR